The Verrucomicrobium spinosum DSM 4136 = JCM 18804 DNA segment CTTTGGATTGTAGCGCAGGCTGAAATCCTGCCCCAGAACCGTATTGAGCATCACGATGCGATAGAATTCCTCGGAGTTCTCAAACCCGGCCGGATTGGAAGTGAACTGGTGGAAATTTCTTGCCGTCTCGGAACGAACTGCTTGGACCATCTGTTCGAGGTTCTTCAAACCGTCTTGAAGAGTGACTGCACCATGTCCGGGCAGCCCTTCCGCACACAGCAAGTTCATCAAGGCGATGTCCACACCCGCCAGTTCGCTTTCGGATAGTTCAGCAAGCCGTCCCAGGGTGAGAGGTGGCCCGCTTCCATTTGTGTTCACCGCGACAACGGGAGGAACAGCCTTGGGGGACTTTTTGTCTGCGGCAATCCAAAAGGCAATTCCAATACCGAGCACCATCCCTCCCAGGAAAATTCCGGCAGTCCAAAGCGGGGGAGACTTCGCGGTGGAAGCAGCAGGCGATGAAGGAACGCCTCCCGCAGACTCTGCAGCCTTGCGGTTTGTTCGTTCTAAAGCGCGGCGTTCGCGACGAGCCTCTCCCATCACGAGCACTAGGCAACGAAATCACCTAATGGCAATAGAAAAAACTGTAGCTCGCATGGAGTCAAAACCATGCTTCGGCAGCTTGCGTCAGCCCTCACTACGCGCCGCTGATACACTTGCGGCTCGCCAGTTTCACAACCTGATGAAAAGCTAGACTGCGGTTGGGTTGCCCCACATAGGCGGCCACAGTCTGCTCGGGAGTGAGGATGTCTTCTGCCACGAAGGCAGCCTAGCGGGTTCGCCCTGCCGGAAAAACTGAATTCTCCATGCAGGTCTGCGGCTTGAAAGTTTGACGCGGGAATCCCGTGTTGTCCCCCGCATGAAAAAACTGTTGCTCACCGCTGTCCTGGCCGTCTCCACGGCCTTCGCCGCCGACGCCCCCTCCCTCTACGACATCCCCGTCAAAGACATTGAGGGCAAAGAGACCTCTCTCAAACCCTACGCCGGAAAGGTGCTGCTGATCGTGAACGTGGCCTCCCAGTGCGGGAACACGCCGCAGTATCAGGGCCTGCAGGACCTGTACAAAAAGTACGGCGACAAGGGCCTGGTGGTGCTGGGCTTCCCCTGCAACGACTTTGGGGCCCAGGAGCCTGGCTCCAATGCGGAGATCAAGGAGTTCTGCTCCACCAACTACAAGGTGACCTTCCCCATGTTCGACAAGGTGCATGTCAAAGGCCCGGACCAACACCCGCTATTCACGGCCCTGACTGGTTCGCAGGGGGCATTCCCAGGCAACGTGAAGTGGAACTTTGGCAAATTCCTCATTGGCCGCGATGGCAAGCCGCTCCAGCGCATCGAGCCAGGAACAGAGCCCGATGATCCTGCCGTGGTGGCCGCTATTGAGAAGGCGTTGGGCGAGAAGGGTTAAAGCGTGACGTTTGGAGAGGCGGGTCCGCTGACCTATCGGTTGACCCTACCTCTTCACTCCTAACCCTTACCTTCTAACGCTGGTCATTCCCCCTTCCCATCCCGCCGCTCCAATGATAAACCAGCGGCCATGATCAAGTCTTTCATTCAGACCGCCGCGCTCTGCCTTGTCGCTTCCACCCTTGCCAGTTGTGCCGCCGCCCAGATGCCCATGCGCATGCTCCAGGCCATGGGCCGCACCTTGAAAATGGCCGACAACCAGAACGCGCCTGCCCCCACGCCGATCCACCTGCAGCAGCGTGAGATTCAAGACAACCGCGTGCCTGCCAATCTGAATCCCGTCCTGGCCAAAGCCCCCGTGGAGTCCCGCGTGGCAGGTGGTGCCGCCAAGGCAACGACAGGGAACCCCTCCTGATCGAGCCTCTGCCTCCTGCTGGCTCGTGTGGATGAACTTTCCGGCCGCTCTGCCTCAAGGCAGACGGCGATCATCCGGCCAGCCACCCACCTGCTCCTGGGACTGCAAGGTCTTCCGGAAGACCATGCCCTCGACGTCCTGAATCACCCGGACGTCCACCGCATCGCGATCCGGCCCTGCGCCTGCGGAGCCGATCACGGTTTGCCAGACAGTGGAGATGGGCTCTGGCTTCACGGGCACTGGAGCGGCAAAGAGACGCCGGGTGACGGCCCCCTCTGGCACGGGCACACGCAAGACCACGCCAGCTGGCCCTGCGGGCGTCAGCCCCGTCTTGACCTCTCCTGTCTCCCGGTTATCCGAATCCGGAGCATCAACCCGTGCCTTCGGCCGGGTGACCAGATCCACCCGGGAGGATGACTTGGTGCGCCAGTGCAGGTGGGGCCCTTTGATCGAGAAGGCAGGCAAGCGAATGCCTGCCACCAGGCGGGGCACATCTGCCACCCGCACCTCATTGCCCACCACGCCCGCCTTCATGCCCGGGGCGTGGCCATGCCGCGTGAAGACCTCAATGGGACTGCGTGTTGCGCGGGAGGAAAGGTAGAGATTGTTCAGGAACTGGAACTCAAACTTCTTTCCCTCTCCGGTGCCGGACCCTTTCTCCACGCCCGTGGAGTAGCGGGAGCCGCTGCGCCCATAGTCAAAGATCACGTTGTTCACCGCCTCCATCTGCACGGTGTAGCGGTCCTTGGGCCGGAGGTCGTTGCACTCAAACTGCGGCCCCCGCATCACGAACCGGGCGAAGAGACAATGGTGGATGCTCAAGGTGCTGGCACTCGCATTCACCCCGAAGGCGTGATCATCCCCGTACGGATGCAGTTCCTTGCGCCCCAAGGGCTCGCTCAGGATGCACCACTGCACGGTCACGTTGCGACAGCGGGTGATGCCGATGAGCTCGTCACAGCTCCACGAGAGCGAGCAGTGATCGATGAGCACCTGGTTGGTGTTCTTGAGGGTGATGCAGTCCAGGCCGTTGGAGCCCTTGGGCCGGTGGCGTTTTTCTGCCTTGTTCCGGCGCAGCACGTTCTCGTCCCCCAGGCGGATCCGGAGGTGCCGCAGGACGATTTCCTCGACCCCCTCAAACTCCAGGCTGCCGCCCCGGATGGTGATGCCGCCGTCAGGGGCATCGGTGCCATCGACCGTGAGGAACGACTCCTTGACCTCAATGCGGTCCTTCAGAGTGATGGTGCCGCCCACGCTGAACTTCACCGTGCGCGGCCCTTTCTGACGAAGCGCCCAGCGCAGCGTACCTTTCGCGGGCTTTTTGACATCGTCGTCCAGACGGGTCACCAGAAGCACGCGTCCACCGGCACCTCCTGTGGCCGTGGCTCCAAAGCCCAATGGCTTGCCGCCCGTCGCACGGAGAGGCACGCCCAGCACCGGCCCGGCCGCCACCAGCACGACCCCCAGGCACAGGCAAATCCGGGCCAGGCGGGAGGATGAGACAGGCTTCATAGGCGGAGTGCGAGCATTTTGCCCCTCCCAAGCAAAAACGATCCTCCTCCGGAAGTCGGCGCAAGAACCTGAAAAATTGACCGCCCCGGCGGGCCCTTGTCCCATCCCAGCCGGGGGTTGATCTGAAATAGAAACTTCTTACTGCGGGCTGGCCGGGGAGTAGGCGGGATCCACCTCGTCCTCAGCGCTCTTTTTGCCACCCACAAAGGGGATCCACTTCAGAGGCTTGGTAAGGGTCTTGCCCACGGATCCTGCGGCGCTGCCCACCTTGCCAGCGCTGCGACCCATCTTGTTCACCACGCTGTTCTCCTTCTTCAACTGCTCCTGCTGGGCGGCGATCTCAGGGTTGGGCTCTGAGGGCGGCGGCACCACCACCCGGGACACGGGGCGCCAGGTGTTGGAGAAGGGGTCGAATTCCTGAGCGCCCACCGGGGCGGATTGGGAGACGGAAGACTTGGAGCCAAACATGGAGCAGGCGCTGAGACCGGCGACTAGAGCCAGACAGGCTGCGGAGTGGGCGAGACGGGACAGATTCATCGGGCCGGAAGCTAGCGAAGGTTTCGCCGTACACAAGTGACTTGCTACGGCCAGCAATGACGGGCAAGACGTAGCCTTCTGGCAGATTGGCCGTGTTCCCAGCCATGTTGAACCGATGATTGACTCCCTGCACCCGGCTCTGGCCGCCTGGTTCACCGGGCGTTTTGGCAAGCCCACTCATGCGCAGGAAGTCACGCTGCCGCACGTGCTGGCGGGTCAGTCTGTGCTGCTCACCTCCCCCACGGGCAGTGGGAAAACGCTGGCGGGCTTCCTGGGAGTGCTGGACGACCTCCTGCACCGCCTGGACGAGGGGCCGCTCCCCCATCAGACCCTGGCCATCTACGTCTCTCCCCTGCGGGCGCTGACCTATGACATGCAGAAGAACCTCTCAGAACCTCTGCATGAGATGGGCCTCGCGCAGGACATCCGGATCGGCCTCCGGAATGGCGACACCCCGGCCTCAGAGCGGGCAAAGTTTCGCAAACAGCCCCCTCACATCCTGCTGACGACCCCGGAGAGTCTGGCCATCCTCCTCCCCCAGGAAGGTTACCGGGAGATTCTCAGCGGCTGCCGCCATGTCATCGTGGATGAACTGCACGCCCTGGCGGAGAACAAGCGGGGCTCCCATCTCAGCCTGACCTTGGAGAGGCTGGAACAAATGGTGTCCGCGCCTCCTGACGGGGCCGGACTGGTGCGCATTGGCCTGAGCGCCACGGCCGCCCCCCTGGATGAGCTGGCGAGATTTTTGTGCGGGACAGGTCGTGACTGCGCCATCGTGCAGGGCCGGGCGGAGCGCAGACGCCGCGTGGAGGTGCTGTCCCCCTTGCGTCGTGAGCCGTATCCGCCAGCCGGCTGGACGGCCCAGCGGGTGATGAAGGATCTGGCGCGGCTGGTGGAGCAGAAGCGGAGCACCATCATCTTTTGCAACACCCGGAGCGGTGCGGAAAGCACATCGCTCCGGCTCAAACAGGCACTGCCGGAACTGGCCTCGGTCATCGAGACCCATCACTCGTCTCTGGACCGCGATCTGCGCCTGGAGGTGGAAGACCGCCTCAAGGCTGGGGAACTGCGGGCCGTGGTGTGCTCGACCAGCCTGGAGCTGGGCATCGACATCGGGGCGGTGGACTGCGCGGTGATGATCTCCACGCCGAAGGGCGTCAGTCGCGCCATTCAGCGGATCGGACGCAGCGGTCACAACATCCACGAGGAGAGCCATGGCGTGCTGGTGGCCACCAATGTGAACGATCTCATGGAATGCGTGGTGTGTGCGGACATGACCCGCCGCACCCAGCTGGACGCCATCCGCGTGCTGCAAAAGCCCTATGACGTGCTGGCCCAGCACCTGGTGGGCATGGCCATGCAGAAGGGATATACCCGTGACACGGCGTATGCGACGGTGCTCCAGGCCTGGCCCTACCATGAACTCAGCCGCGCGGAGTTCGACCGGGTGCTGCAGTATGTGATGGGTGGCGGCAAAAGCCTGGAGGAAAATTATCGCGAGGTCTTCGGCAAGATTGTGGAGGATGCACAAGGCCGGCTCATGACCCCGAACCGCAAGGTGGAGCGGGACTATCTGGTGAACATCGGCACCATCGCGAGCGAGGGGGCCGTGCGCGTGTACCTGGGCACCCGCAGGCTCGGGGAGGTGGAGGAGAGTTTCGTGAAGAACCTCAAGTACGGCGACATCTTCGTGCTGGCCGGGCGCACGGTGAGGCTGGTCGAGACTGGGGTCATGGAAATCACTGTGGAGGCCGCCGACGGTCGCCTGCCCACGGTCCCGAGCTGGAATGCCAACAAGATGCCGCTGGCCAGCGGTCTAGCCCAGGAGGTGACCCGCCTGCGCACCCGCCTGGCCGCCAGGCTGGAGGCGAACGAGCCGCCAGCGGCGACGTCAGACTGGCTCGTGGAGGACTACCTCATCAGCAGTGTGAATGCGGACGCCATTGTGAAGCACTGCCGCAACCAGTGCCGCTTCTCCGCCATTCCCACGGACTCCTTGTTTCTCATCGAACTCTACCGCGAGCCTGAGGATGATGGGGAGGAATTCCGCGAACCGGAACCCAGCCTCATGCCACCCAAGCGCGGTGCGGGCCGGGCCATGAGAAAGCCGGATCCGGAGCGCTGCCACTTCTTCTTCCACTCCCTCATCGGCCGGTCCGCCAATGATGCACTCTCCCGCATCATCGCCCACCGGGTGAAAGAGGCCGTGGGCGGAAATGCCCTGGTCACCATCGATGACTACGGATTCCTCCTCTCGGTCCGTCAATTCCAGGAACTAGGACTGGAAGAGTGGCGCGACCTGTTTCATGCCGACAATCTGGAGGCAGATCTGCGCAGCGCCCTCGCCGAGAGCCAGCTCGTGAAATGGCAGTTCCGGGGCGTGGCCCAGACCGGCCTGATGGTGCCGCGCAATCTGCCGGGAGCGGAACGTCGGCTCAAACAACTCCGCTGGAGCGGGGAGATCCTCTTCCAGGTGCTGAGCAAACACGAGCCTGATCATCCGCTGCTGGAACAGGCGATCCGCGAGGCCACTCATGTCTTCCTGGACCTGCCCCGGGCAGCCCAGTTCCTTGCGGGGGCTCACCAGATGCAATGGCAGCTCATCGAGGTGCCCGTGGTGACGCCTTTCTCGTTCGGCATCTATGCCAGCAAGATCAAGGAAAGCATGCTTCTGGAGGACCCGGAGGAAGCCATCGAGAGGCTGTGGAAGAAGTTTGAGAAGGCCGGCCACCGGCATGAAGAACCTCTGGAATAGGGACGCTTCCCCGCCACGGCTCGCCCAACCTCGCGCCAGGGTCTTGGAGTGCGTGTGGCTTGACACCGCTTTCGCCTGCCGACTGCGCACCCTCCCCACGTTGGACTCCGCCAGCCTGCAAAGGGGGCGGGATCTCCGGTCCCGCTCAGTCGCGCCACGACCGACGCCGCCAACACGACAGACGGCCATCCACCCAACATCCCCCACCACGCACCCCCTCCGCTCACCTGCGTGGCCGGGAAACCCCGCCTCCCTTACGTCCACGCCCCTGCTCCACCCTCTAGGTTCTATCCCATCACAAGCAACGCGCTGGCCTCTTGCCCAACCATCGACTCCTGGCCACCTCCATACCCCCCGGCCCATCCAACCTCGCGCCAGCGTCTTGGAGTGCGTGTGGTCTGGGCACCGCTTTCGCCCCCCTTGTGATAGGGGCGAACCCAAAGGCAGCAGCAGGGCCTTTGACCAAGCTCAAATGACTCACACCCTCAATTCACCCTGACCAGTGCGGACTCTTCCTTGATATAGATCAGCAGCCCACCATTCAACTCCGTGACGGTGCCCCGCGCCCGGACTTTCGCGCCCTGCAGAGCCTCAAGCCGGGATTTAGGAAATACAGACTCCGTGTCTGCCGTGCGGAATGCCAGCGACACCGACTCGCCAGCACGCCGGGAAAAGTTTAAATAGCGAGTCTTGCCGGACTTGCTCTCCCCCACACTCGTCACCACGCCCTCCACCTCCACAGGCTGATTAAGGCTGGTTCGCAGCTGATCCAGCGCACGAGGATCCAGCGGTGCACCGGCCGCCATCATCGTCGATGGAGGAGAAGGGGGCGCCGTCGCAGGAGCTGGCGCGGTTGTTTCCTGCATCGCCACCGGCGGGCTGGCGGACATCTGCTCCGTTGCCGGCACCATGGTGACTGCAGGTTCCGGTGGCGGGGCTGTCTCTGGCGTCTGAACTTGCTCCGGAACAGACTCGCCCGGGCCGGAAGGGGCCGCCTCTTTGACGGGACGATTCGAGGCTGGCGCAGGCTGGTACTTTTTCTTCGCCTCCTGAAAGTGCCAGTACCCGTAGGCTGCCGCAGAAAGCAGGAGGCAGCAGATCACGGGAATGATGATCGACATGGCATTGCCTGAGGAAGAAGCCTCTTCAGGATGCGGCAGGCGCACCGGCTGGATCACCGGACG contains these protein-coding regions:
- a CDS encoding glutathione peroxidase, which gives rise to MKKLLLTAVLAVSTAFAADAPSLYDIPVKDIEGKETSLKPYAGKVLLIVNVASQCGNTPQYQGLQDLYKKYGDKGLVVLGFPCNDFGAQEPGSNAEIKEFCSTNYKVTFPMFDKVHVKGPDQHPLFTALTGSQGAFPGNVKWNFGKFLIGRDGKPLQRIEPGTEPDDPAVVAAIEKALGEKG
- a CDS encoding DEAD/DEAH box helicase, producing the protein MIDSLHPALAAWFTGRFGKPTHAQEVTLPHVLAGQSVLLTSPTGSGKTLAGFLGVLDDLLHRLDEGPLPHQTLAIYVSPLRALTYDMQKNLSEPLHEMGLAQDIRIGLRNGDTPASERAKFRKQPPHILLTTPESLAILLPQEGYREILSGCRHVIVDELHALAENKRGSHLSLTLERLEQMVSAPPDGAGLVRIGLSATAAPLDELARFLCGTGRDCAIVQGRAERRRRVEVLSPLRREPYPPAGWTAQRVMKDLARLVEQKRSTIIFCNTRSGAESTSLRLKQALPELASVIETHHSSLDRDLRLEVEDRLKAGELRAVVCSTSLELGIDIGAVDCAVMISTPKGVSRAIQRIGRSGHNIHEESHGVLVATNVNDLMECVVCADMTRRTQLDAIRVLQKPYDVLAQHLVGMAMQKGYTRDTAYATVLQAWPYHELSRAEFDRVLQYVMGGGKSLEENYREVFGKIVEDAQGRLMTPNRKVERDYLVNIGTIASEGAVRVYLGTRRLGEVEESFVKNLKYGDIFVLAGRTVRLVETGVMEITVEAADGRLPTVPSWNANKMPLASGLAQEVTRLRTRLAARLEANEPPAATSDWLVEDYLISSVNADAIVKHCRNQCRFSAIPTDSLFLIELYREPEDDGEEFREPEPSLMPPKRGAGRAMRKPDPERCHFFFHSLIGRSANDALSRIIAHRVKEAVGGNALVTIDDYGFLLSVRQFQELGLEEWRDLFHADNLEADLRSALAESQLVKWQFRGVAQTGLMVPRNLPGAERRLKQLRWSGEILFQVLSKHEPDHPLLEQAIREATHVFLDLPRAAQFLAGAHQMQWQLIEVPVVTPFSFGIYASKIKESMLLEDPEEAIERLWKKFEKAGHRHEEPLE